ttaattttctaaaccaatgtaaaactaaagaacaaatatttaacattattgtcattctttaGTGTTGAATTGCCGATGATCTTTctgaaacaacctctctatctatACGAGGGAGTGGTAAGATCAACGTAAACGTGTGCCACTGAACTTATGCCTTAGAGCATAACTTGTGCTAACCAATTTTAAATTCTTGCCTTGCACTTGGTAGAGAATATGTACTTTTCTACTTTAGAACTTTTTGAAGCATTAAATACTGAATTCCATGATTACAATATTCATCACTTATCAAACTCTCAATCTACTGCTTCCAATATTAATTTTCTTACACACTTTACcttttgcaaaaaaattattaatttccatACACCTatcccattttttattttattttttcaatcaaaAGTAGTATTCCTAAAGATGGCTGATGCCTTTGTGTCATTTGCAGTTTAAAAATTGAGTGATTTCCTCAGTAGCCAAGTTTCCCTGAGAACAAATCTCAGAGAGGAAGTTGAGTGGCTGATAAAAGAGCTACACATCATACAGTCATACCTCGGAGATGCAGAACAAAAGCAAAGTGGAGATCATAGAGTTCAACAATGGCTGTTTGAAATCAACTCTATTGCTAATGACGCTGTTGCTATACTCGAGACTTACAGCTTCGAGGCTGGTAAAGGTGTTAGTCATCTCAAGGCTTGCCCTTGCATATGTAGGAAGGAGAAGAAATTCTACAATGTCTTCGAGGAGATTCAATCACTCAAGCAGCGAATCATAGATGTCTCTGGCAAGCGAGAGAATTATGGTATTACAAATATCAATTATAATGCAGGAGAAGGGCCAAGTAATCAGGTTACAACATTGAGGAGAACTACCTCATATGTGGATGACCAGAATTACGTTTTTGTTGGACTTCAGGATGTTGTAGAAAAATTGTTAGATGAACTTCTCAGAGCAGAGGCTCGTCCAAGCGTCATCTCCATTTACGGAATGGCTGGTTTAGGCAAGAAACCTCTATATCAATCCTAATATAGTCAATAGCTTCCATATGCGTGCTTGGATATGTGCTCCTGAAGAGTACAACACCGTGGATGTCCTCAAGAGTATCATAAAATCCATCCAATCTTGCTGCAAGGAAATTCTAGATTGGTTGGAAAGGATGACAGAAAGAGATTTAGAAATTTACCTTCGGGCTCTTTTAAAAAAACGCAAATACCTTGTCGTGGTTGATGATCTATGGCATAGAGAAGCGTGGGAGAGTTTGAAAAAAGCATTCCGAGATGGCAAGAAAGGCAGCAGAGTCATTATTACCACCCGCATGAAGGATATCGCTGAAAGAGCAGACGAAGGTTTTGTCCATAGACTCCGTTTCCTAAGCCAAGAAGAAAGTTGGGATCTCTTTTGTAGGAAACAACTCGATGTTCAGGCAATGGTTCCAAAAATGGAAAGGTTAGCTAGAGATATGGTGGAAATGTGTGGAGGCTTACCTCTTACAATTGTTGTATTGAGCGGACTCCTTTCGCATAAAAGGGGGCTAGACGAATGGCAAAAGGTGAAAGATCACCTTTGTAAGAACATTATTGAAGATGAATGTACTGAAATCCTCAAAATACTATCATTAAGCTACAATGATTTGTCAACTGCGCTCAAACAGTGTTTTTTGTACTTTGGTATTTTTCCAAAAGGTCAAGTGGTCGAGGCTGAAAACATAATACGGTTGTGGATGGCAGAAGGTTTCATACCAAGAGGAGAAGAATGAATGGAGGATGTCGCTGAAGGCTTCTTGAATGAGCTGAAAAGACAAAGCTTGGTTCAAGTGGTAGATACATTCTGGGAAAAAGTTGAAGTATGTAGTGTTCATGATTTTCTTAGTGATCTTGCGATCCATAAGGCATTGAAGGTAAACTTCTTTGACATTTATGATCCAATAAACCACTCCATATCCTCTTCATGTATCAGACATGGCATTCATAGTCAAGAAAAAAGGTACCTCTCACTTGATCTTTCTAACTTGAAGTTGAGGTCAATTATGTTCTTCAATCTAGGATTTCGTAACATGAGTCATATAAACTTCAGTAGTGTGTTCCAACATGTATATGTGTTGTACATGGATACTATTGATGGCACTTTACCTGATGCCATAGGAAGTTTGTACCACCTCAAATTCCTAAGATTGACAGGTGTTATTCATGATTTACCCTCCTCCATTGGCAGCCTTAAGAATTTACAAACACTTTGTGTCAAATGTAATTTCAAACAGTTCTGCCAACTACCCCCCGAAACAGCTGACCTAATAAATTTAAGATATTTAGCTGTTCCCTATTCAGAACCTCTGAATCGTATAAGAAAACTCACAAGTCTTCAAGCTCTCGAAGGCGTCTCTTGTGATCAGTGGAAAGATATTGATCCtgttgatttagtcaatcttcAAGAATTAAGCATGATTAGTATTACCAAATCTTACTCCCTCAACAACATTAGCAACTTGAAAAACCATAACACTCTCAAGTTGTTGTGTTATGCTGATGAATCATTCCCATCTCttgaatttcttatttcttgtcATAACCTCACGAAATTGTTGTTAGAAGGTAGAATAGAGAAACTGCCTTTGTTTCCAAATTCCATCACAATGCTGACTCTTGTCGACTCAAAACTCATGGAAGATCCGATGTTTATTTTGGGAATGTTGCCAAACCTAAGGAATCTCTGTTTGTTTAGAGCTTAtcaaggaaaagaaataatctGCAGTGATAACACTTTTAGTCAACTGAAGTTCCTTAGTCTTGATTGTCTTTGGAACCTAGAAAGATGGAATTTAGCAACAAGTGCCATGCCTCTGATCAAAGCTCTTCGTATCGATCGCTGTCTAAAGCTGAACCAAATTCCTGAGAGAATGAAAGATGTGGAGCCATTGCCTATTGAAGAGAAATTAAATGCGCTGAAGCTTTTCAACCATATATGATGTCTTATTTCACAATACCAAAGgtaaatatacaaacaaatatataactttgttgatttatttatataaatcgTGTCTTAATATTTGGGTGAAATCAACAGAGAAGAAGCTGTCACTTGAAGACGTTCACCAACATCAACTTGGCTTCTCCAACCATCAATCAAGTTGGATTATTTCAACATTCTGTTTTTTCAATGTTTCTTTTTTCCTGTTTTTGGCTTGTTTTAGTGTGTGGAATTGGTTCAAACagatgtatttttatttttttttgggattctATGCTAAAATGATTTCGTGATGATTTAATaaagggaaaaggctcaaatatgccgTTGAACTATTAGAAATGACTCATTTATGTTATCGGCGTTATAAAAACAGGTTCATTTGATGCAATTCTTACAAAATGGCTGAAAGCTAAAGCAGCTGAACAATCAATAGTCATTATAATATCAAAGTATTTAGTGACTGAGAAAATCAATTAGGCATTTGTTGAACAGTTTTTGGGGGTTAATCTTCTTTTGAGAGTGAAAGAACCAAACAGACACCATaatctaaaaaggaaaaatgttcaaatatgtcattgaactttgagaaaatgtttATATATGCTATCTATTAACAAAttggctcatttatgtcatttctgtTTGAAAAAAAGgctcattcatgtcattatttgttaactgaaaatAGTTTCGATTTTGCAAAATTGTTTGTTATACTTGGTCAATTATGATTCAGCCACGTCattaattatatcattttttaaaaggaaaatcgTTCAAATATGCcattgaactttgagaaaagactcatctATGTGATTCGTTAAAAGTTAGGCTCATTTGTGTTATTTCAAATATGAGCCAAACATTTAACGAATAACATAAATGAGACATTTCTAATAGTTCGATGACAAAGTTGAGCGTTTTCCCTTCAGTTAATTGTTTTTCTATGTGCGATCTTACTTATCCACATTTAAGAtaagacataatatataaacacgACCCTTTAACTTGACGTCAACtgacaactatgacctttaacttggggtgtgcacaagtaggcacttaaacttgtataaaattgaacaaatagatgCATTTTTCCTACCTGACACCCTATGTGGAAATTTGTATCCTACGTGacgtcctacgtgtattatgccatgtagggcacgtgtgtctacttgttcaattttatacaagtttaagtgcctacttaTGCTCTGAACCTCTAGTACGTATAAGCAAACTCACTAGTCTTCAAGTTGGTGATGTCATTGGTTGTGATCAGTGGAAAGATGTTGACCCTTTTGATTTAGTCAATCTCCAAGAATTAAGCATGTAtgatattaagaaatcatactccctaaacttcatatttttcttttacttcatataaataatatttgttttaaatcAACAGAGAAGAAGCTGTCACTTGAAGACATTCACCTTAATCAACTTGGCTTCTCCAACCATCAATAAACTTGGATTATTTCAACATTCtgttcccttttttttttggttgttttgCTTTTACATTAAACAGTGTGGAATTTGCTTTTAGAGGAAAACCTAATAGaagaaagtaattttttttttataataaagaaTGTGGAATTTGCTTTTAGAAACgtaatagaagaaaataaaacttttttttttatattaaagagTTATGAATTTGCTTTTAGAGTAATACAAGAAACTAAAACTTTGTAGAAAAATCCCCTATatgtataaagataaaattcatatttacgAAACGTagcaaaagaatttcaaacatagcaggagtttttttttttttttgcaaacaTATACGAAATTTCGTGTATGATGAAAACAGTGtaaaaatcatatgaaatataTAGATCTCACTTGGAGCTTAGAACTTcgttcaaatttttttgtgtatgaacaatatataaatttggtatgaaatatgtatataaCTATATAAATTTNAAACATATACGAAATTACGTGTATGATGAAAACAGTGtaaaaatcatatgaaatataTAGATCTCACTTAGAGCTTAGAACTTcgttcaaatttttttgtgtatgaacaatatataaatttggTATGAAGTATGTATATAACTATATACATTTACATATAACTCATCCGTCATTGTATGATTATCATACGATTTTTTAATACAATTCGTCTATAATTTTAAATGTCAAcgaactaaaataaaaaaattaatccaaaACTAATTGGAATTTTACCCAAATGAtctcattttt
This region of Solanum stenotomum isolate F172 unplaced genomic scaffold, ASM1918654v1 scaffold14019, whole genome shotgun sequence genomic DNA includes:
- the LOC125850121 gene encoding putative disease resistance protein At1g59780 codes for the protein MEDVAEGFLNELKRQSLVQVVDTFWEKVEVCSVHDFLSDLAIHKALKVNFFDIYDPINHSISSSCIRHGIHSQEKRYLSLDLSNLKLRSIMFFNLGFRNMSHINFSSVFQHVYVLYMDTIDGTLPDAIGSLYHLKFLRLTGVIHDLPSSIGSLKNLQTLCVKCNFKQFCQLPPETADLINLRYLAVPYSEPLNRIRKLTSLQALEGVSCDQWKDIDPVDLVNLQELSMISITKSYSLNNISNLKNHNTLKLLCYADESFPSLEFLISCHNLTKLLLEGRIEKLPLFPNSITMLTLVDSKLMEDPMFILGMLPNLRNLCLFRAYQGKEIICSDNTFSQLKFLSLDCLWNLERWNLATSAMPLIKALRIDRCLKLNQIPERMKDVEPLPIEEKLNALKLFNHI